Part of the Sorghum bicolor cultivar BTx623 chromosome 1, Sorghum_bicolor_NCBIv3, whole genome shotgun sequence genome, GTGACCAAGGAACAAGCGAGAACCATGTCGCTGACCAAGGAAGAATACATGAAGGTAAATGTgcaacaataataatattttccttcttAAGATTAAGTAACCTTTATATGATCTTCTTATATGTCACATGCTTGATGGCGTGTAGGTTCCTCCGTGGTGGTGCAATACGAAAATCCAGTGCTGGGAGATGATGGTGGACAGGTGGTTCGACCCTGAGTGGCAGGAGGCGCACAATCAAGGCAGGGAGCGGCGCGCCATGATGCAAGGTCCATCGCACCATCAAGGCAGTCTTAGCCTTGATGCATGGAAAGCTAAATGGGTAAGTTGAATCCATTTTTTGTCCTAATGCTTAATTTGGCATTACTTATAATCATTGTGTTATTTCTTTTTCAGTcgaatgcacatggtggtgagcAAATTACCAACTTCCAGGCGTATGCTATGGGGCACCAGACCAAGTACTCGACAGCCGCTCGCTATGACCCAGCTGCCCCCGCTTCGTCGTACAGCAACCCCTCCGTCCACGCACGCCTCACTCAGTACATAGAGACGGCAAAGGAGGTATATGGGCCAGATTACGATCCCGCCACCCACGACATTGATGGAGAAGTCGTCATGAGGGCGGGAGGAGGAAAGGTTCGTGGCCGTTACATGATTGGCCACGGCAGCTTGGATTCTGGCGAGGTTCCTAGCCTATCCCAGATCCGAGCAAGGAGCACAGGCACGAGCGCGCCCATACGCCAACGACCAAACACTACGATGAACATTGTGGCGGACCTCCaggtaatttctattttattcgCCATTCATTGATTTCGACATATGTTTGCTTCACATTGTAACATTGCCGTCAATTGTGTAGGAGCGGCTGGCAGAATCGGAGAGGCAAAGGGACGAAGAAAGGATAAGGAGGGAGGAAGAAGCGCAGGCTATGCAAGCCAGGATGAATGCAATGTACGAGTACTTGCAAAACCTTGCACCTGCTATTGGTCAACCTCCTCCGCCAGCTATGTTGTTCCAACCTCAAACTCCTCCTTTCAGCACTCCTGTGAGTTTggcttttatttataatttttgttAAGTTCATATATACGTTGTCACAAATCACACGTGTATTTCTAACTTTTGTCTGACACAAGCAACATATTTATCTTGTGCAGAATCAGTCGGCGGCGTCAAATAATCCACCTCCTGGGCAACAAGGGGAACAAGGTGGACCGTCGAGGTAGGTGGATGATGGACTGTGTGATGGATGTGATAATGGACTTTGATGGATGTGATAGACTTGTGAATGTTTTGTGATGGTTATGGACATTTGAAGGATGAATTGTTATGGATTAGTTCGGATTTGTGATATATATGTCGTATGTGAGCTCTAAATATTATTTGTGATATAAATGTGATCTGTGATGGTCtgggaatatatatatatgtgatttGTGTGTTTGTTTTCATGGGGaagcaaataaacaaaaaaaaaattgaccaAATTCGCCGTGTGCTGCGCACGGCAAAGAGGTCCTTTGCCGTGTGTCCAGGGCAGGGCGCACGGCAAAGAGGCCTACCAGAGGCACCTGGGGAGTGTCTTTGCCGTGTGCAGTaggctttgccgtgtgctttAGCCAGGACACACGGCAAAAGAGGCCATATTCGCCGTCAGTTGCTCACGGCAAAGAAATCTACCGAAAAGCTTTTTAGAATTATTTTCTGATTTTTTAATAAACTATTTGCCGTGTGCTGGATGAgggggcacacggcaaacaatAATTTACAGATTTTTTTAATACAATATTCGCCGTGTGCTGGCCGTggaggcacacggcaaagaagcAAACAATAATTTACAGATTTTTTTTAATACAATATTCGCCGTGTGCTGGCCGTggaggcacacggcaaagaataattttcagattttttttaataaaagattTGCCGTGTGCTGGCTGGGGGCACACGGCGAAACTCGCCGTTACACAGCCGGCGGCCGTTACGTCACTTTTGTGTGCCGTGTGCTGTGGGGAGCGCACGGCGTCATGTTTTGCCGTGTGCCCGATATAAGGCACACGGCGAAGAAGCCGTTCGCCGTCTGGCCCTGTGCCGTGCGCGGTTTGCCGTGTGCATCTCACGGCATGCGAGTTGCCGTGTGCCTCAGgcactttgccgtgtgccccaggcacacggcaaagcacGCGAATCCGGTAGTGAACGCCATATTTGGTGCACTTTCTCCCAATCTCAACGATCATAAATGCTCCTGTAATGCATGGAGGCACTCATCGAAGAATTCAAACCATCCGTGTGGATTCATGAGTCCAGGCATGGAGTCGACATGCCATTGCTACACAAATTAATAATTTTCTATTGTTCTAGCTACCTAAACCATGATGCAAACCATTATCCATAGGCCATTTGGTGGCTAGGTTTCTCAGCCAGTGCCCACACCACCAAAGGATATAGGATTTTTCTGGCTTCTCATGCTGCCATGTCACCATGGCCCGCCCAACTACTGCAACAACCTATATACCAGAAAAATCTTCATAGCTCCCTCACGGCTCTTGTGTGCGTGTCCAACGGCTGATCGAGCAGATGGCATCAAGCTGCTGAACAGATGACCTATTTGGTGCACTTTCTCCCAATCTGAACGAGATGCAGCTCGGAATATTTCCGCAAAGTTCAAATCACTCTGAGCTAAGCTGAAAGCGTGGAGTAAGCAACTATCAAACCTACGGCTGCTGATCAGCAATTGTAACCAAGTTATCTGCTTTCTTGATACTACCTTGGAAGACAGGCGTGGCCTTTTTAACCCAGAGGCCAACCTCACAAATGCAGTCAAAAAACAGCTCCACACTTGGTTGCACTATAAGAATTTGTACTGGCAAAAGAGATTCGCAGTCAACATGATAAAATCGGGAGATGAATGGACTAAGTTTTTTCCATGGCAACCATTTTGTATAGAATAAACACCATCTCTCAGAttatgaatgagcatggtgTCTGGGTCCAAGATCACGGTGGCAAGGCTGGTCTTCTCCGCAACTCTTTTAGGAACCGTATGGGCACTACACTCTCTCCCACCATGCTTTTTGATTTGGGCAGTATGATCACATACACTGAAGGTTTGGATGACATAGCAGCACCTATTCTCCAAGATGAGGTGGATTCAGTAGTCAAGCGCATGCCAAATGACAAAGCACCCAGCCCCAACGGATTCAGTGCGTTGTTCTTGAAAAGATGCTGGAAAATCACTAAAGATGACCTTTACTCGCTCTGTTCAAGCTTCTCCTCTGGGCTGGCCAACTTAGAATGCATCAACAAATCCTATATCACCCTGGTACTGAAAAAGGACAGCCCAGAGACAGTGAATGACTTTTGGCCCATCTCTCTATTGAACATACCACAGAAGGTGATCACTAAAATTCTAGCTGACAGGTTGCAAGCAGCCATCCTACGTGTCCTGCATCCGAACCAATATGGACGATACAAGATTGTTTGGCCTAGAGCTATGAATATATTCATCAATGTCACCAGTCCAAGCGGGAGATTATTATTCTTGAACTATATTTCGAGAAAGCTTTTGACACCATGGAACATTCAACCATCATCCAAGTTATCAGACACTTGGGTTTCCCAGAGAAATGGCTAGATTGGATGAATGCAATTCTCTCATCAGGCTCTTCTATTATGCTACTTAACGGTGTCCCAGGAAAATTCTTCATATGTAAAAGGGGAGTTCGTCAAGGGGACCCACTATCCACATTCCTCTTTATGCTTGCATATGAGCTTCTGCAGATTCTGATCAACCGAGCTACCTCAATGAATCTCCTATCCTTGCCATCCCTCAGCCCATGGCCGATTTCCCAATAGTCTAGTACGCGGATGACACGCTACTTTTACTACAACAAGCTGATGCCAGACAATTATTTTTCCTCAGAGTGCTGCTTCACAGCTTTGCATCTTCTACAGGGCTCCATATCAACTACAGAAAATCACATATGTATATATCCTATCGAGAGAAGCTGTCACATCTTGCAAACATGTTCAGTTGTGATGTTGGTTCAGTATCGTTCACATACCTTGGCCTACCTATGGGTACAACCAAGCCAAGGATGGAGGACCTTACTCCATTGATGGACAAGATAGAAAGCAGGCTCTCGACGTGTTCAACATGGCTGTCCTACTCGGGTAGGCTAGCTATATCACGCCAATTATCACCTATACAATGTGCACCATCAAATTGCCAATAGGAGTAATTGACAATATTGATCATGCAAGAAAACAATGTCTCTGGCGAGGCAATGATAGTGAAAGAAAAAGTGGTAATTTGGTTGCTTGGGAGATAGTAATGAAGCCAAAAGAGAAAGGGGGACTTGGGGTTTTGAATTTGAGGCTGCAAAATGATGCTTTACTCATGAAGCATCTGCACAAGTTCTATATATAATAGAGTGGATGTTCCCTCGGTGCACTTGATCTGGATCAGATATTACACATCCAAAGTGCCTCATGCTGCTAGGGAAGCAAGCTTCTTCGGGTGGAAGGATGTGCTCAGACTTCACATCATCTACCGAGATGGCTCCTCTATTTGTTTCTAGGACGATCTCTGGAGTGGTATTGTTCTCTCGTAAACATATCCAAGGCTTGCTTCCTTTGCGAGAAATAAAGGCGCCTCTGTGTTGGAAGTCATGCAAGCTGAGGATCTTGATAGTCTATTCCTTCTGCCCCTTCACAGCAAGCTTTTGAGGAGCTCGAGAGTTTTCAGGCACAATTCCAAGAGACCTATCATATGACGTGGATGCTGCTGATAGATGGATCCCCATCTAGGGTAATCAATACACTTCAAGGTGATTCTATTCTGAAGTATTCCAGAACATGGAGGCTCATCCAATTTTCAAAGTCATATGGAAATCTAGACGTACTCCACGTGTCAAGTTCTTCGCCTGGTTGATTCTTGTGGATCATCTCAACGCCAAGAATATGTTGCAGAGAAGAAACCTTCACATTCAAGATGGCCCATTCTGTGTTATGTGTGATAGCGGGGCAGAGGAAACTGTAGAGCACTTATTCTTTGAATATGAGTTTGCAAAAGAGTATTGGGCAGCCATAAATATTTTTTGGGACATGTCATTGCCTCTGTTGGACAGGTATACTCAAGCACAGGAGACACACTCAATCCCTTACTTCACTTAGGCGAGTTTGATAGTAGCGTGGGAGCTGTGGAAAGCTCGAAATGACAAAGTCTTCCAGAGGAGGGATCATGTCCTAGTGTTTGGCTTTCTAATTTCAAACTTCAATGTAATCTTAAGTCAGTTAGGTTCAAGGATGACCTTAGGTCATCTTTCTGCGTGTGGCTAGATGCCTTCAATTAAGATATGTATGTAAgaatctttctctctctctgttAAATCACACTATTAAAGAGTGAGTTTTTTGAGGGGGCTCTCCCTCCATAATAACCATTCGATCTAAGCGACGTGTTATATTAGCCCTTCATTATTCAAGATCTTACATATAAGATGTAAGACTCCTCTCAACCTAAGACTATAAGACTCCTCTCAACCTAAGACTTAATCTCACGTCATCCTGTGTACGACTCGATCTCGTGTCGTCACATAACCGCGCTAGCACACCGCCTAAGCTCCTCCAATCATGGAACAACACCTCCTAACTTGTGTCCAACATGGACACGCTACCAGCCATCTgttgggaatatgccctagagataatcatagagatgatgatattacgattgtatccatgacatatattatgagttcagtgaatatccattatagacaaacttgtattgattaacaattatgtgaattgtttgtgGAACTCTTTTACTTttatggttattctaaagttgtccctgatCAGAGTTCGTGTGAGGATACATATGAACATTggattagcacatgtattagttgatgactttgtttcacaagtcatagacatagagatgtcaaactaataatgtgggcacatgtatgacatggggctggactgacccaatatgagatgttcttattatctctttatacatcatgtacattatgtccttagacctgagattgttgtatgttctcaagatgtgaaacgacctacttagggactattgacacttgctaacaccacttgaatactaggttgtcatccccagcatggcattagagtgtactatggtatttatacgcacacagataaatccacaagcgcacggataccgttgtagcttttaccccggttaaaggttttatcgtatccacagggaaacgggagaactgatctacgctctaacataacctagatagataggtaggtgtaaataggaaagatggtagaattgaataagaacaatattaaaggtaagataacaatgggagATAATATGGTAATAGAGAGTAgaacaatctagtatatgggcgatggtaggagaatagagaggataactatggtttctctacttcaaaggggtatgtctttgTCTGGGActaaccacgtgataagaatacaccacaaaggatgcttatccataggccgataaaccttacccatcctgctaacaggaggtggactacaggggaccaacgtaactgtcacctacgcggcctaccacacgatccagctagacaggggatatccacaagtaatctaggtctcagcaccacgcttacacccatactacaactctcacctatagcgtcctatagattaaagtactcaaaagagttgtgaaccagaacttacatggatagtaattgcataatgaattagaagtagattaccagagtcatcccatgagcaagcttgattagagcttgatcatggcgaagtacaaccggaggaagaaccgacaggccggcctctcctccaatcctccctcgctctccatctcgctactatctagatctactctagtttagagatgagaggagagctctcatctccaaaccctaacttttcctctgtctatgaataatgaataaagaTGAAGGggtttctcctccaggggccaggggcctgcttatatagtcccctcaagtgaacgtggtccgtcggatcaaaccgacattaatcgcatggttttccttgatcctttaggtcgatggagcatAATCCTCGAAGCGGAgcgtgattggtggaaaaagtagggcgggcgcccaaggggggagggcgggcgccctgcccctgggcccgatcggcctccagttcgttctcatggcttctggagtcttctagatgatagaaaattgtgtggcacgttaatatctctatgtaaacccgatatgtgggtctttcctccatatttcctaataaccccctgcaaaaatagacaaacaccaaaactcgtggaattctgtcagataaaaccctaagtctaggtgttggttgcatttggatccttttctttatttatgtgatgattatatttggtacttaaggaccgtcaacaaactcccccaagcttacctcttgctcgtccctgagcaaggatagaattgctgcaatgccttagaaagttgacggtacacatgctttcaaacaaggtcctatctctgagttagagtaaactgttaaaacttaaaacttactcaatttacctttcaccatggggcttgcaaccgtcacttatatcttgagcagttaaaagatagaatggtcaagtcaagcaccatgtctcttgttctttgatcaactatagctctagagtttttgcagatttttaaaataaaactcagagattcctctaTGACTCTctttagtctctcttttgtggtatttctggatcctcaccaaggcagtgatgatatatgccttctctcccaccctactctaataaggttttgatatctggagcccataggtgggagatagctaatacatacttacaagacatttattgcacagtcaaaccatggatctagagaaacaaatcaataagtcaaatcaagatgtgcatgtgtggcgaatgaatggtgtatggtaatgatggtgaaaacaatggtgaaagtctaattctacttttgctcttttgaggggatacatacctttcttgcactttgaagcttttggagaggaatgagatgctctatattttctttttcttttctctcaggtgggtatcttgtacccctaactctactgtcggacacttgtccatttttacctctcgtctcactttttcttttcttcgaggtttcgggcacttgcccctttttatttcctcgtattcactcttttttttcagagcactcaccctcctggaataatgtagcaagtggtagtaaccaaaatatctcgagcatttatttcacggggaataacagggataggataatgtttttggctattctctcttggataggagtagaaaaattttgggtgaatctggagatggaaatgaatggaAGTTTGTagatgcatacttccggagtagaagcagcatgtatgagtgaacgtgcaagtgaatctagattttaaccgcatgacaagctcctaagggtctacacagctggaccacactcaatgctcataagcagtaaaaaataaatgtatggttcatagtctaataagcatgtatatatggctgtggtaggattttaaactctcatcatacaggaactcatcatgaaacattttaaagattttaaaagataaaattctccagaattctagcatctctaggaacagataaacagcagctcaaccttcccatatcgtatccgttaacgacttagacttttgatcaggtgttgacggtccttaagtatcaaatttaattatcaaataaacaaagaaaaggatccaaatgaaatcaacatctagacttagggttttatctgacagaattccacgagttttggtgtttgtctatttctgcagggggttatcaggaaatgaggaagaaaggcccacatgtcgggattacatagagatgcacttttttattattataactTGATCCTATATATACTTTTAGTCATGCACTTGGTACTATATATCGGTATTTCGTATTGAGTTTTCGTATATCGATCGTGTTCGACATAAATCCGATCGAATTGGTTCGTTTTCGAAATTCTTGATATTTCGTAAGTTCGTGTTCGTTTTCGTGTCCGACTTTaccgtttttgttttcgttttcgtatttcaaatgtaaaagtagaaaacaatttaggtgtttttcgaccgtttccgaccgttttcatccttagccctgaggacctgggcgcccgcccccctctggactccgttccggactctcttcgcacacgacgttccaccgacctattggatccagaataacatagtactacctcgtctatcgacccaaaaacgcatagaaggggaggactatataaggagaccccctctggctctagaggagacaagaaattatcatagagattgaggggtgccctcgaaggaaaacctcttctctaaataatatttcttttaggcttagcaaccaatgtaaggtagaaatagatcttctagtttctactagattgagagagatagagtggaggtgtggatcggaggaaggccggcctgtcggtgtctactccgagttgtacctacgggatcaagtctcctaacccgaggcttgcttctaagattcttcagtaattcgacttctaattctagtaagttcttgttttattgttctttggtttatgagtttactttaatcctcttccggttgagtattagagtaatcacttgctagcgtaaacgtggtgtttaggctagggtactcatagatatcccctgactagctggaccgtggtagtagcgaggaacgtgacatttccgagttacctttgcagatcacatctcgttagcaggacgggtaggtttataggtgcgggtcgaacatcctttgtgttgtctagattccgtgagcctccccaatagaacagtagatcatccttattaaggttagaacgagactatggttgcagtcttctctatacatcactcacatcggaagacattctttgtgcctaaagggatagtagcaatagattgggttagtcagatgcaccctttctcccaatggtaaaaatataaatacgataactctggataacctcccgggtgaaatgctcaccgatatccgtgtgcttgcggatcatttccttattgcgttaccaaatatcaacaagcatttctggcgccgttgccggggagaaagacggtttgctgagataactttgaatcttgctattatcttgtattatacttttatacttttattattttatctttttatttttatctttatggataacctaaattccatacctattattaaattctttgcaccttcggagaccagccatagaccatgggagtcaacacgtcctgcccctaattatgatctgtgtccggagttgattgcaataggtcaaaaccaacccttttctatagccgaggtcctatcttttaatcaagaatataatgcacttttagctacacctagggaatctattaatctttctatacattttggtttagacctagccctacaagaccaggtttttcctagatattttcacattggtcttaatcatataacctttggtagagtcattctttctttatctattagtaaaggaaggtatgtcttcatttgtggacatccttcttgtactagcctTCATAGaataatcttagagatagagaaggaatcatctcccagacgaggaaaggaagtttcaatagccgatttccaaacatttcaatcccatgattcggctatccaacccatccttgagcttaataatctctactatgctatttctcttgaacctcccgataatcctataaatctatctagacatcccatgcataagaaggaggatcgagaagagcaacatcaatggcta contains:
- the LOC8086256 gene encoding uncharacterized protein LOC8086256, encoding MNIVADLQERLAESERQRDEERIRREEEAQAMQARMNAMYEYLQNLAPAIGQPPPPAMLFQPQTPPFSTPNQSAASNNPPPGQQGEQGGPSR